From a single Sphingosinicellaceae bacterium genomic region:
- a CDS encoding ester cyclase has protein sequence MGDMASIDEIFASDVKHAHFLPGWPTGREGFKTLVQFWRNAFPDIREDVVEILAEDDQVASRFRLQGTHSGDFYGIPGTGRRVDIYGAEIFRFKNNVVVEYVYHEDALGLFFQLGVFPLGNPDIAGVLTKAD, from the coding sequence ATGGGTGACATGGCCAGCATCGATGAAATCTTCGCGAGCGATGTCAAGCACGCCCACTTTCTGCCGGGCTGGCCAACGGGACGTGAAGGCTTCAAGACGCTCGTGCAGTTCTGGCGTAACGCGTTCCCCGACATCCGCGAGGACGTCGTGGAGATCCTCGCTGAAGACGATCAGGTAGCCAGTCGCTTCCGGTTGCAGGGTACGCATAGTGGCGATTTCTACGGTATTCCTGGCACAGGACGTAGAGTCGACATCTACGGCGCCGAGATTTTCCGATTCAAAAACAATGTTGTCGTCGAATACGTGTACCACGAAGACGCACTCGGTCTCTTCTTCCAGCTCGGCGTGTTTCCGCTTGGCAATCCGGATATCGCAGGCGTGCTGACCAAGGCCGATTGA
- a CDS encoding Crp/Fnr family transcriptional regulator: MNNSTTWLRELGRRLEPTRLQDDGANPLVRKLSHFAQLSQLDRDVLDALVRDEECFPSDVDLATEGNAPRSMFIVKEGMAVRYRSLPDGGRQIITFLLPGDLCDAHAFLLRSMDHSIGTLTPVRIAPISRDSMMDTFARRPRLSAALWWSSMQEEAMLRERIVSLGRRDARGRIAYLLCELLWRHAAVGLADGNRFQYPLTQTELGDTLGITPVHVNRILKEYRLQGLISMERRMIHLVDVRSLQGIACFDESYLQLRGATADVAHYFDELERREPPALRVLA; the protein is encoded by the coding sequence GTGAATAACTCGACGACATGGTTACGTGAACTCGGGCGTAGGCTCGAACCCACGCGGCTGCAGGACGACGGCGCCAACCCGCTGGTCCGCAAGTTGTCCCACTTCGCGCAACTGTCGCAACTGGACCGCGACGTCCTGGACGCGCTCGTCCGTGATGAGGAGTGCTTCCCGTCGGATGTCGACTTGGCAACCGAAGGGAATGCACCCCGGTCGATGTTTATCGTGAAGGAGGGCATGGCGGTTCGCTACCGCTCGCTTCCCGACGGGGGGCGGCAGATCATCACCTTCCTCCTTCCCGGAGATCTATGCGACGCCCACGCGTTCCTGCTTCGCTCGATGGATCACTCGATCGGTACGCTGACCCCGGTGCGGATCGCGCCGATCTCACGCGACAGCATGATGGACACCTTTGCACGCCGACCACGTCTTTCCGCCGCGCTTTGGTGGAGTTCGATGCAGGAGGAGGCGATGCTCCGCGAGCGCATCGTTTCGCTGGGACGCCGCGATGCTCGGGGACGCATTGCATACCTCCTTTGCGAACTTCTCTGGCGCCACGCCGCAGTCGGTCTCGCGGACGGCAACCGATTTCAATACCCGCTTACCCAGACCGAGCTTGGCGACACCCTCGGCATCACGCCCGTTCACGTGAACCGGATCCTAAAAGAGTATCGGCTACAGGGTCTGATCTCGATGGAGCGCCGGATGATTCACCTCGTCGACGTCCGCAGTCTTCAAGGCATCGCCTGCTTCGATGAGAGCTATCTGCAGCTACGCGGAGCGACCGCCGACGTGGCCCACTACTTCGACGAATTGGAACGTCGCGAACCCCCAGCCCTACGGGTGCTAGCCTGA